The Bacillaceae bacterium S4-13-56 genome contains the following window.
CAAGCATAATTATAATCGATTAGTGTACTGCTTAACAGAACCAACATATTGATTAAGAGGACCTGCATCCTTAATAGCTTTAGTTATGAATGCTTTTGCAGTTTTAATGGACTCTTTAACTGGACTACCTTTTGCAATTTCAGCTAGGATAGCAGAAGAGAAAGTACAGCCTGCTCCATGAGTATAGGTGCGAATAATGGTGGTTAGAGCAAGATAAGGAAAAGAATGCTAAAATAAATCTATTAAGATAAGGGAGAATTGAAAATGGATATTATTATCTGGATATTAGTTATTGCCGCCTTTTTATTAAGTTTCGTAGGTATTATCTTCCCGCTAGTACCTGGTACGATTATGCTTTGGGTAGGATTTTTATTATATGCTTTCTTCATTGGAACTGAAGCTCTTTCTACTTTTTTTTGGATTAGCATGGTCATACTAACCATCGTATTGTTTGCCTCTGATATCGTTGCCAATAGTTATTTTGTGAAAAAATATGGCGGGACAAAGTGGGGAGAACGAGCAGCAGCCATTGGAGTTATTGTTGGTTCCTTTGTAATACCTCCTTTTGGTATTTTAATTGTTCCTTTTATCGCTGTATTTGTGGTTGAACTTATTCAAAAAAGAACTACAACAGAAGCATGGAAAGCCTCTCTTGGCTCCCTCATGGGATTTTTAGGTAGTTCATTTGCTAAGGTCATTATTCAGTTGATTATGATCATCTGGTTTATTATAGCTGTAGTCTGGTAGGAGTGATCAGATGGAATTTCCTAAGGAACTAATTGACTTAGTCAAAAGAAGAATAGAGCCCTATGATGTGGAGGGTTTTGTGCTCGGAGGAGGCAACTCTCAAGCTGATCTCATGATGATTGGAGAAGCACCAGGTGAAAATGAAGTAATAGAAGGCAAGCCTTTTATAGGGCGGGCGGGCAAGGAACTTGATGGATATTTTCAAGCGATTGGTATTCCAAGAGAAGAGGCATACGTGACGAGCGTAGTTAGAAGCAGGCCATATAAAGTAGTGACTACTCAAAAAAGAGGGATTCCACATACTAGAAAGGCTAATCGCAAACCTAATAAACTAGAGATTTTTGCCCATGCACCTATTCTTGATTATCAAATCGAAAGGATCCAACCCAAAATTATTGTGGCGTTAGGCGGTGTTGCGTTGCAAAGATTAATTG
Protein-coding sequences here:
- a CDS encoding DUF456 domain-containing protein, producing the protein MDIIIWILVIAAFLLSFVGIIFPLVPGTIMLWVGFLLYAFFIGTEALSTFFWISMVILTIVLFASDIVANSYFVKKYGGTKWGERAAAIGVIVGSFVIPPFGILIVPFIAVFVVELIQKRTTTEAWKASLGSLMGFLGSSFAKVIIQLIMIIWFIIAVVW
- a CDS encoding uracil-DNA glycosylase — translated: MEFPKELIDLVKRRIEPYDVEGFVLGGGNSQADLMMIGEAPGENEVIEGKPFIGRAGKELDGYFQAIGIPREEAYVTSVVRSRPYKVVTTQKRGIPHTRKANRKPNKLEIFAHAPILDYQIERIQPKIIVALGGVALQRLIGGSGKISECHGEPIVSSIQKLKNLEENTWVWSEKEYVIFPMYHPAAVFYNPKVRSEIEADLSKMKKYIENFQ